The Drosophila mauritiana strain mau12 chromosome 2R, ASM438214v1, whole genome shotgun sequence genome has a segment encoding these proteins:
- the LOC117137654 gene encoding eukaryotic translation initiation factor 3 subunit F-2, producing the protein MMSRNLSMRAKVFLKPLVLFQIIDAYDRRPKGDNQVMGTLLGRNKEDHIEITNCFTVPHKEHSENKRIDLDMAYASEVLELNMFAYPNERVLGWFCTGKSVSRSASLIHDYYVRECGVRQPLHLLVDASLKNQRLSTRLYCAVEMGVPGGTKGLMFSLVPMEISSENSDLVAMRCIEKQSQQQASKQMERFGPELVQVMDATRDIQQRLDLVRRYINDVLARKKKPDNEVGRSLQAALTAVPLLDSEKFRLMFNTNLRDMLMAITLSTMIKTQLEISEKLSCMQNQ; encoded by the exons ATGATGTCCAGGAATTTAAGCATGCGAGCTAAGGTGTTTCTAAAGCCGTTGGTGCTTTTCCAAATTATTGACGCCTACGATCGCCGACCAAAAGGTGACAATCAG GTTATGGGCACTTTGCTGGGTCGCAACAAGGAGGACCACATCGAGATCACAAACTGTTTTACTGTGCCGCACAAGGAGCATTCGGAGAACAAACGCATTGATCTGGATATGGCATATGCCTCCGAGGTCCTAGAGCTAAATATGTTCGCCTATCCGAACGAGCGTGTGCTGGGATGGTTCTGCACTGGGAAGTCGGTGTCCCGCTCAGCGTCCCTAATCCACGACTATTATGTCAGAGAATGCGGCGTACGACAGCCACTGCACCTCCTAGTGGATGCATCCCTGAAGAACCAGCGACTTTCGACCCGACTGTACTGTGCTGTGGAGATGGGAGTGCCTGGTGGCACCAAAGGACTGATGTTCTCTTTAGTTCCAATGGAGATTAGCAGCGAAAATTCCGATCTGGTGGCTATGCGTTGCATAGAAAAGCAATCGCAGCAACAGGCAAGCAAGCAAATGGAGCGCTTCGGCCCAGAGTTGGTTCAAGTGATGGATGCCACCAGGGACATACAACAGCGCCTGGACTTGGTGCGGCGCTACATCAACGATGTCTTGGCCAGGAAGAAAAAACCGGACAACGAAGTCGGGAGATCCCTTCAAGCCGCCCTCACTGCCGTGCCGCTTTTGGACTCGGAAAAATTTCGCCTCATGTTTAATACCAACTTGCGGGATATGCTCATGGCCATCACTCTTTCCACGATGATAAAGACCCAGCTGGAGATCAGCGAGAAGCTGTCTTGCATGCAGAATCAGTGA
- the LOC117136881 gene encoding tetratricopeptide repeat protein 7B isoform X2 has translation MANKNMRNTTTKVEALIESCRSEGKWQRVIELTDELKTGSPHNECLANFLVGEARLESYLEENALASDSNFGRAKSGLTEARRFLHLALGESGQKAGIALDAYLLLAKLCFACGEYEQSLDNFVKAELNTLAEKELTLRSLKILAESYAIKGLCLEQQTTKPSSKFKKAEKDTEMISCFERASDLGLLYLQEYDLVSGSSGSSNNSTAGSTLNVNASTVQPSSSSFAISSTIPASGPSGLEMNRKMGAILETALQRAPIVLIKTEKLQEAVERYRIMLNAIETRATQSLRLTLARQLAEVLLRGVSGTIYSPPFTGKSGGGTLRGGSSKKLWKPRKYAARQQFNPRNQQEEVILLLLIAEALAVRDTVLSQSPEFRQARQHAMGNVTAVYDLLTLATVRWGLVQLLNESFEKALKFSFGEQHVWRQYGLSLMAAEKHSHALRVLQESMKLTPSDPLPCLLASRLCYESLETVKQGLDYAQQALKREVKGLRPSRSQLFVGIGHQQLAIQSNLKSERDACHKLALDALERAVQFDGNDHLAEYYLSLQYALLGQLADALVHIRFALALRMEHAPCLHLFALLLTASRRPREALGVVEDALHEFPDNLQLLHVKAHLQLHLEDAETALGTVQHMLAVWRDVYEAQLAGEEEKHSDTKSGVHLAHSSQMSDKDSISRVEQALSEAASSLSSFTQRPGPRRPWMLQIEIWLLLADVYLRIDQPNEALNCIHEASQIYPLSHQIMFMRGQVHVYLEQWFDAKQCFLNAVAANPNHTEALRALGEAHLILGEPRLAEKMLKDAAKLDPSCPKIWFSLGKVMEILGDFHASADCFATSLQLEPSCPVLPFTSIPLVFE, from the exons ATGGCCAACAAGAACATGCGTAACACCACAACCAAAGTGGAGGCCCTGATTGAGAGCTGTCGCAGCGAGGGCAAGTGGCAACGGGTCATCGAGCTAACGGATGAACTGAAGACCGGGTCCCCGCACAATG AGTGCCTGGCTAACTTTCTGGTGGGGGAAGCCCGTCTGGAGAGTTACCTGGAGGAGAACGCACTCGCATCAGACTCAAATTTTGGGCGCGCCAAGTCTGGATTGACGGAGGCCCGGCGCTTCCTTCACTTGGCTTTGGGTGAGAGTGGCCAGAAGGCGGGCATTGCCCTGGACGCCTATCTGCTGCTGGCCAAGCTGTGCTTTGCCTGCGGCGAGTATGAGCAGAGCCTGGACAATTTCGTCAAGGCAGAACTCAACACGCTTGCCGAGAAGGAACTTACCCT gCGAAGCCTGAAGATCCTTGCGGAGTCGTATGCCATCAAGGGATTGTGCCTGGAGCAGCAGACTACGAAGCCGTCATCTAAGTTTAAGAAGGCCGAGAAGGACACGGAAATG ATTAGCTGTTTTGAGCGCGCATCTGATCTGGGGCTGCTCTATCTGCAGGAATACGATCTCGTTAGTGGGAGCAGTGGCTCGTCCAACAACTCGACAGCTGGTTCTACGTTGAATGTAAACGCCTCCACTGTGCAGCCGTCGAGCAGCAGTTTTGCCATCAGCAGTACTATACCGGCGAgtggtccgagtggactggaAATGAACCGCAAGATGGGCGCCATACTGGAGACCGCCCTACAACGGGCCCCCATAGTGCTTATTAAGACGGAAAAGCTTCAAGAGGCAGTTGAACGGTATCGGATCATGCTAAACGCCATCGAAACGCGGGCTACTCAATCGTTGCGCCTCACGCTGGCCCGCCAGCTAGCTGAGGTCCTTTTGAGAGGAGTCTCGGGCACGATTTACTCGCCTCCCTTTACCGGAAAATCTGGAGGTGGGACGTTGCGAGGAGGATCCTCCAAAAAACTTTGGAAACCGCGTAAATACGCAGCCCGCCAGCAGTTTAACCCTCGGAACCAGCAGGAAGAGGTGATTCTATTGCTACTCATAGCCGAGGCACTGGCTGTGAGGGATACAGTTTTGTCGCAGAGTCCTGAGTTTAGACAGGCCCGTCAGCATGCTATGGGCAACGTTACGGCCGTCTATGACCTCCTTACCTTGGCTACTGTGCGCTGGGGGCTCGTCCAGCTATTAAATGAGTCCTTTGAGAAGGCGCTAAAGTTTAGCTTCGGTGAACAGCATGTGTGGCGGCAGTACGGCTTAAGTTTGATGGCAGCCGAAAAGCACTCGCACGCTTTAAGGGTCTTGCAAGAATCAATGAAGTTGACTCCTAGTGATCCCTTGCCTTGTCTGTTGGCTTCTCGCCTTTGCTACGAGAGTCTGGAGACGGTAAAGCAAGGTCTTGACTATGCTCAGCAAGCGCTGAAGCGCGAAGTGAAGG GCCTGCGACCATCGCGAAGCCAACTCTTTGTGGGCATCGGTCACCAACAGCTAGCCATCCAGTCAAACCTAAAAAGCGAGCGAGATGCGTGTCACAAGCTGGCTTTGGACGCCCTGGAGCGCGCTGTGCAGTTCGATGGGAACGACCACCTGGCGGAATACTACTTGTCGTTGCAGTACGCGCTTCTTGGACAGCTAGCGGACGCATTGGTTCATATCCGTTTCGCGCTGGCGTTGCGTATGGAACATGCGCCATGTCTACACCTGTTCGCACTGTTGCTGACTGCGTCGCGTCGACCTCGTGAAGCTTTGGGAGTTGTGGAGGATGCTTTGCACGAATTTCCCGATAACCTGCAGCTACTGCACGTTAAGGCACACCTTCAGCTGCATCTAGAAGACGCGGAGACGGCGTTGGGCACTGTGCAGCACATGCTGGCCGTGTGGCGGGACGTTTACGAGGCCCAGCTAGCGGGAGAGGAGGAGAAGCACTCAGATACCAAGAGTGGTGTTCACTTGGCACATTCCTCACAGATGTCCGACAAGGATTCAA TCTCCCGCGTTGAACAGGCTCTGAGTGAAGCAGCAAGCTCACTGAGCTCATTTACGCAGCGTCCTGGACCTCGACGACCCTGGATGCTACAGATTGAA ATATGGCTTCTGCTGGCTGATGTCTATCTGCGCATTGATCAGCCCAACGAGGCACTCAACTGCATACACGAAGCCTCACAGATTTATCCGCTTTCGCATCAGATTATGTTTATG CGTGGTCAAGTGCATGTCTATTTGGAGCAATGGTTTGACGCCAAGCAATGCTTCCTGAACGCAGTGGCCGCCAACCCAAACCACACAGAGGCTTTGCGTGCACTGGGGGAGGCGCATTTGATACTGGGCGAACCGAGACTGGctgaaaaaatgctgaaagaTGCGGCTAAACTGGATCCGAGCTGTCCAAAAATTTG GTTCTCACTGGGAAAGGTGATGGAGATCCTGGGCGATTTCCATGCCTCAGCCGATTGCTTCGCCACGTCGCTGCAGTTAGAGCCATCATGTCCTGTGCTACCTTTTACTTCCATACCTTTGGTGTTTGAATAG
- the LOC117137653 gene encoding zinc finger protein 25 codes for MLSLLPHHPLVCRCCLLEQPPLYHSLHDASSQLAVELKALAPSLRLDPGDNLTDVICDLCLRRLHDARDFQRRCEHSEQVLRMRHEHWKHTVAVGDALALDDVLECLEREVGSLEGPMSMPLQTTKPVAHVAPLMETVDFESLDFQDSSHSGHDTLSYWESSVDSGSLNTPHHQPETAEFFAVEPPTPPESSEEPAPEAAEKPKMRRPRPRQDNVKPREKKAAGAVQPRSLHPCPECEKKFTRNFQLKLHMTAVHGMGEMRYQCEECGKNFASRHSLRYHVKSVHSTERPFGCQHCERRFILRTQLLSHLRTHTGEAKPRIFECQRCSKSWPTKSDLRTHMRSHNPNMERPFKCDRCSKAFFTRGHLNSHLLVHTGEKPFACEYCDKCYQSVGNLNNHMVRLHADIIEAQLETEGIES; via the exons ATGCTCTCGCTGCTGCCGCACCACCCGCTCGTCTGCCGTTGCTGCCTGCTGGAGCAACCGCCGCTCTACCACAGTCTCCATGACGCCTCCAGCCAGCTGGCGGTGGAGCTGAAGGCCCTCGCTCCCTCCCTGCGCCTGGATCCCGGCGACAACCTCACCGATGTGATCTGCGACCTGTGCCTTCGTCGCCTGCACGACGCCCGCGACTTCCAGCGGCGTTGCGAGCACTCCGAGCAGGTGCTCCGCATGCGGCACGAGCACTGGAAGCACACGGTGGCCGTGGGAGACGCCTTGGCCCTGGACGATGTGCTTGAGTGCCTGGAGCGAGAAGTGGGCAGCCTGGAGGGACCGATGTCCATGCCCCTGCAAACAACCAAGCCGGTGGCCCATGTGGCGCCCCTAATGGAGACCGTTGATTTTG AAAGCCTGGACTTCCAAGACAGCTCGCACAGTGGGCATGATACTCTCTCGTACTGGGAATCGTCGGTGGATTCGGGCAGCCTAAACACTCCGCATCACCAGCCGGAGACCGCCGAGTTCTTTGCAGTCGAGCCCCCCACGCCGCCGGAATCATCCGAAGAGCCGGCACCGGAAGCCGCAGAAAAGCCCAAGATGCGGAGACCCAGGCCGCGCCAGGATAATGTCAAGCCCAGGGAGAAGAAGGCCGCTGGTGCCGTGCAGCCGCGATCCTTGCACCCGTGCCCCGAGTGCGAGAAGAAGTTCACTCGCAACTTTCAGCTCAAGCTGCACATGACAGCCGTGCACGGCATGGGCGAGATGAGGTACCAGTGCGAGGAGTGCGGCAAGAACTTTGCCTCGCGGCACAGTCTTCGCTACCACGTGAAGTCGGTGCACTCAACGGAGCGGCCGTTCGGCTGCCAGCACTGCGAGCGCCGCTTCATCCTGCGCACGCAGCTGCTGTCCCACCTGCGCACCCACACCGGCGAAGCCAAGCCGCGCATATTCGAGTGCCAGCGCTGCTCGAAGAGCTGGCCCACCAAGTCCGACCTCCGCACCCATATGCGCTCCCACAACCCCAACATGGAGCGGCCCTTCAAGTGCGATCGCTGCTCGAAGGCCTTCTTCACTCGTGGCCACCTCAACTCCCACCTCCTGGTGCACACCGGCGAGAAGCCATTCGCCTGCGAGTACTGCGACAAGTGCTACCAGAGCGTTGGCAACCTGAATAACCACATGGTGCGCCTGCACGCAGATATCATTGAGGCCCAGTTGGAGACGGAGGGCATCGAGAGCTGA
- the LOC117136882 gene encoding uncharacterized protein LOC117136882, which translates to MTPKRKRRGRSESRAKSKDQGRSKEEHLHLLQQLELADSCCDICHCDCYSSHSSGSASGRGIQRQASVKELLQLENDIQTLEQLQRRESASCHRSASRSSTERKFAHSRRGSFDGQKRSASSGRTRRSKSAGSRSCESREKQPAQKVQPIPQDRRRRRAQKDCKMLQKFLAPLNDAHNLSIVGRAKSKSQENLAVVSCQPQIKKSSLCSSMANLCLAPMVRAAYQQVPSHDQKILNCMAEKRRQQAADKETSWLARKFWENERLERQLLHVEQLEAYKNAVHDKQFQDYLVTKARLQALAERDLAELKRLRGALNAKDAAVKKRLEARRLERDLNISQRRCEELRRSEAVTVHQEEQHLDDTLRKRDICMRLTQRLRRADELRGQLMESYLKRMQLDNYMEQVHHEEHWRERQLEERLRRDQLREDIERKRHQSQRFVECRQRRQNDRFRTAKISASLRELVRQSVTPEGAISGSVGQDNPALNSYVQQQIKLGRLLFEQSARE; encoded by the exons ATGACGCCCAAACGAAAGCGTCGCGGACGCAGCGAGTCGCGGGCCAAAAGCAAAGACCAGGGACGGTCCAAGGAAGAGCACTTGCATCTACTTCAGCAACTGGAGTTGGCTGACAGCTGCTGCGACATCTGCCACTGCGACTGTTACAGTTCCCACAGCAGCGGGTCCGCGAGTGGACGCGGCATTCAGCGGCAGGCGAGCGTCAAGGAGTTGTTGCAACTGGAAAACGACATTCAGACGctggagcaactgcagcgacggGAAAGTGCAAGCTGCCACCGAAGTGCTTCCAGATCGTCAACAGAGCGAAAGTTTGCCCACAGCAGGCGGGGATCCTTCGACGGTCAGAAAAGAAGTGCAAGCTCAGGCAGGACCCGGCGGTCGAAGAGCGCAGGAAGTCGCAGTTGCGAGTCCCGGGAGAAGCAGCCTGCACAGAAAGTACAACCAATTCCTCAGGATCGTCGGAGGCGCCGTGCTCAAAAGGATTGCAAAATGCTTCAA AAATTCTTGGCCCCCCTCAACGACGCACACAACCTTTCCATTGTCGGACGGGCCAAGTCCAAATCCCAAGAAAATTTGGCTGTGGTGTCCTGCCAGCCGCAGATCAAGAAGAGCTCGTTATGCAGCTCGATGGCCAACTTGTGCCTTGCACCAATGGTGCGAGCCGCATATCAGCAGGTCCCCAGCCACGACCAGAAGATCCTGAACTGCATGGCAGAGAAGCGGAGGCAGCAGGCCGCCGATAAGGAGACGTCCTGGTTGGCGCGCAAGTTCTGGGAGAACGAGCGACTAGAGCGCCAGCTTCTTCACGTGGAGCAACTGGAAGCTTACAAGAATGCGGTTCACGACAAACAGTTCCAGGActacctggtgaccaaggcgcgACTGCAGGCTTTGGCCGAGCGCGATCTGGCAGAGCTTAAGCGATTGCGTGGAGCACTTAACGCCAAGGACGCTGCGGTCAAGAAGCGACTGGAGGCCAGGCGGCTGGAGCGAGACCTTAACATCTCACAGCGGCGGTGCGAGGAGCTGCGTCGCAGCGAGGCGGTCACCGTGCATCAGGAGGAGCAGCACCTGGACGACACGCTGCGTAAGCGCGACATCTGCATGCGGCTAACGCAACGCCTGCGACGGGCGGACGAGTTACGTGGCCAGCTGATGGAGTCGTACCTCAAGCGTATGCAGCTCGACAACTACATGGAGCAGGTGCACCACGAGGAGCACTGGCGGGAGCGACAACTGGAGGAGCGGCTGCGCAGGGATCAGCTCCGCGAGGATATCGAACGCAAACGACATCAGTCCCAGCGTTTCGTTGAGTGTCGCCAACGGCGCCAAAATGATCGCTTCCGTACCGCCAAGATCTCTGCCAGTCTGCGGGAGCTGGTGCGCCAGTCGGTCACACCCGAAGGTGCTATTAGCGGCTCGGTGGGCCAGGATAATCCAGCGCTCAACTCATATGTCCAGCAGCAGATAAAGCTGGGTCGCCTGCTCTTCGAACAATCTGCCAGGGAATAA
- the LOC117136881 gene encoding tetratricopeptide repeat protein 7B isoform X1, producing MANKNMRNTTTKVEALIESCRSEGKWQRVIELTDELKTGSPHNECLANFLVGEARLESYLEENALASDSNFGRAKSGLTEARRFLHLALGESGQKAGIALDAYLLLAKLCFACGEYEQSLDNFVKAELNTLAEKELTLRSLKILAESYAIKGLCLEQQTTKPSSKFKKAEKDTEMISCFERASDLGLLYLQEYDLVSGSSGSSNNSTAGSTLNVNASTVQPSSSSFAISSTIPASGPSGLEMNRKMGAILETALQRAPIVLIKTEKLQEAVERYRIMLNAIETRATQSLRLTLARQLAEVLLRGVSGTIYSPPFTGKSGGGTLRGGSSKKLWKPRKYAARQQFNPRNQQEEVILLLLIAEALAVRDTVLSQSPEFRQARQHAMGNVTAVYDLLTLATVRWGLVQLLNESFEKALKFSFGEQHVWRQYGLSLMAAEKHSHALRVLQESMKLTPSDPLPCLLASRLCYESLETVKQGLDYAQQALKREVKGLRPSRSQLFVGIGHQQLAIQSNLKSERDACHKLALDALERAVQFDGNDHLAEYYLSLQYALLGQLADALVHIRFALALRMEHAPCLHLFALLLTASRRPREALGVVEDALHEFPDNLQLLHVKAHLQLHLEDAETALGTVQHMLAVWRDVYEAQLAGEEEKHSDTKSGVHLAHSSQMSDKDSNSVYAASLAAVSRVEQALSEAASSLSSFTQRPGPRRPWMLQIEIWLLLADVYLRIDQPNEALNCIHEASQIYPLSHQIMFMRGQVHVYLEQWFDAKQCFLNAVAANPNHTEALRALGEAHLILGEPRLAEKMLKDAAKLDPSCPKIWFSLGKVMEILGDFHASADCFATSLQLEPSCPVLPFTSIPLVFE from the exons ATGGCCAACAAGAACATGCGTAACACCACAACCAAAGTGGAGGCCCTGATTGAGAGCTGTCGCAGCGAGGGCAAGTGGCAACGGGTCATCGAGCTAACGGATGAACTGAAGACCGGGTCCCCGCACAATG AGTGCCTGGCTAACTTTCTGGTGGGGGAAGCCCGTCTGGAGAGTTACCTGGAGGAGAACGCACTCGCATCAGACTCAAATTTTGGGCGCGCCAAGTCTGGATTGACGGAGGCCCGGCGCTTCCTTCACTTGGCTTTGGGTGAGAGTGGCCAGAAGGCGGGCATTGCCCTGGACGCCTATCTGCTGCTGGCCAAGCTGTGCTTTGCCTGCGGCGAGTATGAGCAGAGCCTGGACAATTTCGTCAAGGCAGAACTCAACACGCTTGCCGAGAAGGAACTTACCCT gCGAAGCCTGAAGATCCTTGCGGAGTCGTATGCCATCAAGGGATTGTGCCTGGAGCAGCAGACTACGAAGCCGTCATCTAAGTTTAAGAAGGCCGAGAAGGACACGGAAATG ATTAGCTGTTTTGAGCGCGCATCTGATCTGGGGCTGCTCTATCTGCAGGAATACGATCTCGTTAGTGGGAGCAGTGGCTCGTCCAACAACTCGACAGCTGGTTCTACGTTGAATGTAAACGCCTCCACTGTGCAGCCGTCGAGCAGCAGTTTTGCCATCAGCAGTACTATACCGGCGAgtggtccgagtggactggaAATGAACCGCAAGATGGGCGCCATACTGGAGACCGCCCTACAACGGGCCCCCATAGTGCTTATTAAGACGGAAAAGCTTCAAGAGGCAGTTGAACGGTATCGGATCATGCTAAACGCCATCGAAACGCGGGCTACTCAATCGTTGCGCCTCACGCTGGCCCGCCAGCTAGCTGAGGTCCTTTTGAGAGGAGTCTCGGGCACGATTTACTCGCCTCCCTTTACCGGAAAATCTGGAGGTGGGACGTTGCGAGGAGGATCCTCCAAAAAACTTTGGAAACCGCGTAAATACGCAGCCCGCCAGCAGTTTAACCCTCGGAACCAGCAGGAAGAGGTGATTCTATTGCTACTCATAGCCGAGGCACTGGCTGTGAGGGATACAGTTTTGTCGCAGAGTCCTGAGTTTAGACAGGCCCGTCAGCATGCTATGGGCAACGTTACGGCCGTCTATGACCTCCTTACCTTGGCTACTGTGCGCTGGGGGCTCGTCCAGCTATTAAATGAGTCCTTTGAGAAGGCGCTAAAGTTTAGCTTCGGTGAACAGCATGTGTGGCGGCAGTACGGCTTAAGTTTGATGGCAGCCGAAAAGCACTCGCACGCTTTAAGGGTCTTGCAAGAATCAATGAAGTTGACTCCTAGTGATCCCTTGCCTTGTCTGTTGGCTTCTCGCCTTTGCTACGAGAGTCTGGAGACGGTAAAGCAAGGTCTTGACTATGCTCAGCAAGCGCTGAAGCGCGAAGTGAAGG GCCTGCGACCATCGCGAAGCCAACTCTTTGTGGGCATCGGTCACCAACAGCTAGCCATCCAGTCAAACCTAAAAAGCGAGCGAGATGCGTGTCACAAGCTGGCTTTGGACGCCCTGGAGCGCGCTGTGCAGTTCGATGGGAACGACCACCTGGCGGAATACTACTTGTCGTTGCAGTACGCGCTTCTTGGACAGCTAGCGGACGCATTGGTTCATATCCGTTTCGCGCTGGCGTTGCGTATGGAACATGCGCCATGTCTACACCTGTTCGCACTGTTGCTGACTGCGTCGCGTCGACCTCGTGAAGCTTTGGGAGTTGTGGAGGATGCTTTGCACGAATTTCCCGATAACCTGCAGCTACTGCACGTTAAGGCACACCTTCAGCTGCATCTAGAAGACGCGGAGACGGCGTTGGGCACTGTGCAGCACATGCTGGCCGTGTGGCGGGACGTTTACGAGGCCCAGCTAGCGGGAGAGGAGGAGAAGCACTCAGATACCAAGAGTGGTGTTCACTTGGCACATTCCTCACAGATGTCCGACAAGGATTCAA ATTCTGTGTACGCGGCTTCATTGGCTGCAGTCTCCCGCGTTGAACAGGCTCTGAGTGAAGCAGCAAGCTCACTGAGCTCATTTACGCAGCGTCCTGGACCTCGACGACCCTGGATGCTACAGATTGAA ATATGGCTTCTGCTGGCTGATGTCTATCTGCGCATTGATCAGCCCAACGAGGCACTCAACTGCATACACGAAGCCTCACAGATTTATCCGCTTTCGCATCAGATTATGTTTATG CGTGGTCAAGTGCATGTCTATTTGGAGCAATGGTTTGACGCCAAGCAATGCTTCCTGAACGCAGTGGCCGCCAACCCAAACCACACAGAGGCTTTGCGTGCACTGGGGGAGGCGCATTTGATACTGGGCGAACCGAGACTGGctgaaaaaatgctgaaagaTGCGGCTAAACTGGATCCGAGCTGTCCAAAAATTTG GTTCTCACTGGGAAAGGTGATGGAGATCCTGGGCGATTTCCATGCCTCAGCCGATTGCTTCGCCACGTCGCTGCAGTTAGAGCCATCATGTCCTGTGCTACCTTTTACTTCCATACCTTTGGTGTTTGAATAG
- the LOC117136678 gene encoding uncharacterized protein LOC117136678, with protein MEFGKEFLNILFILQVIYIVPIGILCLLIVAFQVTGYHLNEFLLDSYISYIQQASSYTPQSWERGINIMVCVHVAILYVVFRKRERLRVQNLEDTRRQFQIEDLFRLETEFVEQLRSQGIELEDPTLDSSYV; from the coding sequence ATGGAATTTGGCAAAGAatttctaaatattttgttcatCCTACAAGTCATCTACATTGTGCCGATTGGGATTCTATGTTTGTTGATCGTGGCGTTTCAGGTGACGGGCTATCACCTCAATGAATTTCTACTTGACTCCTATATCAGCTACATACAGCAAGCCAGTTCGTACACTCCGCAATCTTGGGAAAGAGGGATCAACATAATGGTGTGTGTCCACGTCGCCATCCTATATGTGGTATTTCGGAAGAGGGAGCGTTTGAGGGTGCAGAATCTAGAGGATACCCGGCGCCAGTTTCAGATCGAGGATCTTTTTCGGTTGGAGACTGAGTTCGTGGAGCAGCTACGATCCCAAGGCATCGAACTGGAGGATCCCACATTGGATTCGAGCTACGTATAA